The genomic DNA CGCTTGGCCACCTTGGTGGCGGCATCCTGGAAGGCGCGATGGGCATCCGTGCCCTCGCCTTCGGCCTGCACGGAAAGACCGCGGCCGGCATGGAGGTTGATGTCGCAGACGAAGAAGCTGCGATCCTTGCTGAAGGTGACGTTCGCCTCAAGGGCGCGGTCGGAGTACTTGCGGGCGATGACTTCCAGACCCTCGGCCACATGGACCTTCAGGGCATCCCCGGTTTCGACCTGCTTCCCAGAAACCATGATGTGCATTTCGGAGCAAACCTCCTCTGCTTGTCGCAGGAGGACCCGTCCCGATGCGTTCAGAAGACCGGGACGGCCTTTTCCCGCTTGCGTTGCACCGAACTGGGTATGCGCAACGCGTCCCGGTATTTGGCCACGGTTCTGCGGGCGATGTCCACCCCTTCCGTGCGCAGCCGGTCCACGATCGCGTCATCGGAGAGAATTTCGTCCGGATGCTCCGCGTCGATCATGCCGCGGATGCGGTGGCGGATCGCCTCGGCGGAAAAGGTTTCCCCGGCTGTGCCGGCGATCGCGGTGGTGAAGAAGAATTTCAGCTCGAAGCTGCCGCGTGGCGTCGCGATGTACTTGTTGGCGGTGACGCGGGAGACGGTGCTCTCGTGCATCTCCACCGCCTCCGCCACGTCGCGCAGGATCAGCGGACGGAGATGGGTGATGCCATGGCGGAAGAAGGCGTCCTGCCGCCGCACGATCTCGGCTGCGACCTTCAGGATGGTGTTCGCCCGCTGTTCCAGCGACTTCACCAGCCAGTTGGCGCTCTGCAGCCGCTCCGCCAGATAGGCACGCTCCTCCCTGTTGCGGGCGGCCGTATGCGCCTGGGCGTGGAAGCCGCGATTGACCAGGATGCGCGGCAGGGTTTCGGGATTCAGCTCCAGCACCCAGCCTTCATCCTGGGCACGCCGCATCAGGACATCCGGCACCAGGGTCGGAGCCGGGGTGTCGTCATAGGAGGCGCCGGGCTTCGGGTCGAGGCGCCGGATCTCCGCCACCATGTCGGCGAGGTCGGCGGCATCCACGCCGCAGACCCGGATCAGCGCACCCAGGTCGCGCCGTGCCAGCAGTTCCAGGTTGTCCAGCAGCGCCTGCATCGCGGGATCGAGCCGGTTCTTCTCCGCGAGCTGCGCCGCGAGGCATTCCGAGAGGCTGTGGCAGAACAGGCCGACCGGCTCGAAGCGCTGCATGCGGCGCCGCACCACGGCCACCGTTTCCTCGGCGCAGCCCATCGCGGCGGCGATGGCGGCATCGGTGGCCAGCATCCGCCCCGCCGGGTCGAGCAACGCGATGAGCTGCCCCGCGATCAACCGCTCCGCCGCATCGCCGAAGGTCAGCCGCGCCTGCTCCGCCAGCTCCTCCCGCAGCGAACGCGGATGCTCGCGCGCCAGCTCGTCGATGCCGCGCTCGTCATCCTCGAAGCCGGAGGCCTGGCCCCGCACCGCCGCCGGCAGCTCCGTGGCCTCGTAGAGATTCTGCGTGTCGTGCAGATCGAGATGCACGTCCGCCGTGGCGGACGGGAAATCCACCGGCGGCACGGCCGCCTCGGGCTCCGGCGCCGGCGCGGATTCCGTCTCGTCTCGCTCCAGCAGCGGATTGCGTTCCAGCTCCTCCTCGACGAAGGCCACGACCTCGAGATTGGAGGACTGCAGCAGCTTGATCGCCTGACGAAGCTGCGGCGTCATCACCAGGGACTGGGAGTGCCGCAGGTCCAGGCGTGGGCCGAGGGAAAAGCTCATCAGAGGCTGAAGCGCTCTCCGAGATAGACGCGGCGCACGCCCTCATGCTCGACGATGTCGCGCGGGCTGCCTTCCATCAGCACCTGCCCGTCATGGAGGATGTAGGCGCGGTCGATGATCTCCAGCGTCTCGCGCACATTGTGGTCGGTGATCAGCACGCCGATCCCGCGATCCTTCAGGTGCTTCACGAGGTCGCGGATCTCGCCCACCGCGATCGGGTCGATGCCGGCCAGCGGCTCGTCCAGCAGGATGTAGTCGGGATGCGTGGCCAGCGCGCGGGCGATCTCGCAGCGCCGCCGCTCGCCGCCCGACAGCGCCAGGGCGGGGGCGCGGCGGAGATGGGAGATGCCGAATTCCGCCAGCAGCGCATCGAGCATCTCCTCGCGCCGGTCGCGCTTGGGCTCCACCACCTCCAGCGCCGCGCGGATGTTGTCCTCCACCGACAGGCCGCGGAAGATCGAGGCCTCCTGCGGCAGATAGCCCAGGCCAAGCCGCGCCCGCCGGTACATCGGCAGCAGCGTCACGTCATGGCCGTCGAGGAAGACCTGCCCCTCATCCGGCCGCACCAGGCCGGTCATCATGTAGAAGGTCGTGGTCTTGCCGGCGCCGTTCGGCCCCAGCAGCCCCACCGCCTCGCCACGCTTAAGGTTGATCGAGACGCCGCGCACCACGGGGCGCTTCTTGTAGCGCTTGCCCAGGCCCTTCGCGACCAGCCCACCCTGATCCGGCACCAGTCGCAATCCCTCGCTGTTGTCCATCCGCGCCGCGCTCATCGTCCCCGCCCCTGCGGCTGTCCCTGCTCCTGCCTGGGCGCGGTATTAGCACCGGAAGGGTTACCAGTCCGTCCAGGCTGCGTCCCCCCTTGGGCGCCCCCCTGACCGCCCCCCGGCTGGTCGCCGGACTGCGGCACGACGAGGCCCTGCACGCGGGTGCCGGGCGCGGAAACGAGGCGGGCGAGGCCGCTGCGCATGTCCACGATCGCTTCCGACCCGTTCAGCTGGTTCTGGCCGCGCGTGATGCGCACATTGCCGAGGATGCGGGCGATGCCGGTGACGGGGCTGTACACGCCGCGGTCGCCGCGCACGATCTCCTGCTCGGTGCGGATCTCGACATTGCCGAAGACCTCCACGCGGTCGAGCTTGGAGCCTTCGCCCGGAGCCCTGCGCGGCTGGCCGCCCTGCGCGCCCGCGCGGACCGGCTGTGCCGGGGCCGGGGCGGGCGCCTGTTCCAGGAAATAGCCGACCAGCGTGTCGGCGGCGATGCGGCGGTTGTCGCTGGTCACCACGCTGGCCGCGCCACGCGCCACCGCCATGCGCTTCTGCGGCCAGTATTCCAGGCTGTCGCGGGCGGTGATGGTGTCGTCCGGCGTGGTCAGGCGCAGGTTGCGCCCGGTGAGGACCATGACCGCCTGGTCCATGTCATAGACGCCGCGGTCGCCCTGGGCCTGGTCCGTTTCCGTCTGGATATGGACGTTGCCCTCGGCCTCCAGGCGCCAGATCTCGCCGTTGGAAACCGGGCTGTCGCCGCCGGGCTGCGCCGCGGGGTCAGGGGCATTGGCGGGGGCTGCACCGTCCGCGCCTGCCTGTCCCGCGCGGTTGCGGTAGCGCGCGACCAGCCGGTCCGCCGTGAGCGTCACGCCGTCGCGCACGGCCTTCGCGTTGCCGGTGGCGATGACGACCTGCTCCGCCTGCCGCCACTCGATCCCGTTGGTGGAGGTGACCTCGACCGGGCCGCCCCGGGTCATGTCCACCGGCTGTGCCCGGGCGCCCGGCGAGGCCAGCCCCCCGGGTAGGGCCGCGAGCAGGGCCGCGAGGGCGAGGGATGACAGCAGGCCGGCCCGGCGCGGGCGCCGTGCGGCGATGGGAGGCAGGGGGGTCACTGGTTGCCCTCCAGCATGGCGTGGGTGTTGCCGGTGAAGGTGATGTCCGCCCCCTTGTCCTTGAGGATGAACCCGTCGCCGGTCAGCGTGCCGAAGGAGCCCTGTGCCGCCACGGGGCGGTCTCCCTGGGCCTCGCCGAGCTTGACCTGGATATGCGCGACCTCGGTCTTCAGGGTCGTGCCGTTGTCGTTCCAGAGAGTCACGTTCCCCCAGAGGTCCAGAAGGTCCTTGGCCTTGTCGTAGCGGCCACTGTCGGATTCGAGCAGCACCCAGCCGCCGCCGCTCATCATCAGGTCGGCGCGCGGCTTCTCCAGCATGATCGGCGCGTCCTGCGCGGTCTGGGTGGCGACGGCGGCGGTGACGTTGAAGGGCCGGCCCTGCGAATCGACCCCCTGATAGCGCGGCTGCACCACGCGGATCGTGTCGGCGGCGTTCTGGGCCATGCGGCGGAAGGAAAGCCGCGCCTGGTCGGTGGTGCGGTCGATCTCCGGCCACAGGGCGATGGCCGCCAGCAGCGACAGCGCGCCGAGCGGCAGCAGGAACTTCGCCGCCCGCACCGACCAGCGCCGGCGCAGCATGGCGCCGCGCGAATAATGCCGCCGGGCGCGGGAGGGCAGCAGCATCTCGTGCGCCTCCCGTTCCCCGGCCCCCGGGACGGCCGGCGGGGGCTGGGGCTTTCCGGCGGCGCCGCTCAAGCGACCCCCAGCCGCAGCAGGTCGTGGATATGCAGGATGCCACCGGGGCTGCCATCCGGCTCCACCACGAAGAGGCTGGTGATGCTGCGCTCGTTCATGATGCGCAGTGCCTCGGCCGCCAGCGCGTCCGGGCCGATGGTGCGTGGGCCACGGGTCATCACCTCGGCGGCGGGGCGGTTCAGCAGGTCGCCCGGGCTGGCCTCGTCATCCAGGGCACGGCGCAGGTCGCCATCGGTGATGATCCCGACCAGCCGCCCGTCCTCGACGATGCCCAGGCAGCCGAATCGCTTGGCGGTCATGTCCACCAGCGCCTGCCGCATCGGCAGGCCGGGCGGGGCCAGCGGCATGTCGCGGTGCATCACGTCGCGCACCCGGCGAAGCTGGGCGCCCAGCTTGCCGCCCGGGTGGAAGACGCGGAAATCGGCGGCGGTGAAGCCGCGCCGTTCCAGCAGCGCCACAGCGAGCGCATCGCCCAGGGCGAGCTGCAGCGTGGTGGAGGTGGTGGGGGCGAGGCCGAGCGGGCAGGCCTCCGGCACCTCGGGAAGGACCAGCGCGACATCGGCGGTCCGGGCCAGGGTGCTCCCGCCCCGGCCGGTGATGGCGATCAGCGGCAGGTCGAAGCGGCGGCTATGGGCCAGCACGTCGGACAGCTCGGCCGTCTCGCCGCCATTGGAGATGGCGAGCACCGAATCCCCGGCCACGATCATGCCGAGATCCCCGTGCGAGGCCTCGCCGGGATGCACGAACTGGCTGGGCGTGCCGGTGGAGGCGAAGGTCGCGGCGATCTTGCGCCCGACATGGCCGGACTTGCCCATGCCCGTCACCACGACCCGCCCGGTGGTCCGGGCGAGCAGGGCGACGGCATCGCGGAAACGTTGGTCGAGCGACGAGGCGAGGGCGGAAAGGCCCGCCGCCTCGATCTCCAGCACGCGGCGTCCCGCGGCGAGGTCCGGATCTTGGAAAGAGGCGTTCACCGGCCCGTTATGGTGCGCCGGGGCCAAGCGGTCAACGCGGAGTCACTTTCCGCATCAAGAATCGTGCCAGCCGTTGCCGCCGCTCTGGACGCCGGGGCTCAATGCGCGAAGATATCGGGCTCCGCATAGCCCATCAGGTCCAGCCGCCCACGGGTGGGCAGGAAGCGGAAGCATGCCTCCGCCAGTTCCAGGCGCCCCTCGCGGATCAGCAGGGCCTCCAGCCGCGCCCACAAGGCGTGCAGGTACAGCACATCCGAGGCAGCGTACTGCAACTGCTCCGAGCTCAGTTCCGCCCCCCCCCAGTCGCTGGATTGCTGCTGCTTCGAGATCTCCACCCCCAGCAGTTCCCGGCACAGCTCCTTGAGCCCGTGGCGGTCGGTGAAGGTACGGACGAGGCGGGAGGCGATCTTGGTGCAGCGCACCGGCGCCACCTCCACCCCCAGCGCGGCCTGGAGGATGGCGACATCGAAGCGGGCGAAGTGGAACAGCTTGATCCGCGCCGGGTCGGCCAGCAGGGCGCGCAGATTGGGGCAGTCCCCACCCCGGCCGCCCAGGGCTTCCGGGACGATCTGCACGCAATGGGCCGATCCGTCCCCGGCGGAGAGCTGCACGAGGCACAGGCGGTCGCGGCGGGGATCGAGGCCCATCGTCTCGGTATCCACGGCCACCACGGGCCCGAGATCAAGGTCGGGCGGCAGGTCGTGCCGGTGCAGGTGGATCCGGCGGTCGGACATGAAGATGGTGCTTCCCATGGATGCGGGCCTCGGCGGCGGTCTGGTTCCGGCCGGCGCGTCGGTCCGGCAGCCTGGAGGAAGAGCCGGCTCCTGGCGAGGGAAAGCATCCGCGCCCGGGTGTCGCCGCATCATGGATATCGGGGGGGATCGGGCAGGAGACGTGGTGCCCAGGAAAGGACTCGAACCTTCACGACCTTGCGGTCACTGGCACCTGAAGCCAGCGCGTCTACCAATTCCGCCACCTGGGCCGGTGACTTCGATCCTGTCAGTCCAACGCCGGAAACGGATCTGCGATCCGGCGGGTCAGCAACCATGGTGCCCAGGAAAGGACTCGAACCTTCACGACCTTGCGGTCACTGGCACCTGAAGCCAGCGCGTCTACCAATTCCGCCACCTGGGCAATTCGGTGCGGTGTGGCGCCGCTCTTACGGTCCCGTGACCATGCCGTCAAGCGGGGGTGGCGATGCTTTCGACACCCGCGCGAAGACCGCCGCGCCTGGCCCGTCCTTGCCGCCACCGGGAGCGTTCCATCTCTCTGAGGGAACGCAAACGGGAAGGAATCCGGCATGACGACGCGACAGGTGGCCACGGTGTTCGGCGGGGCGGGTTTCATCGGACGGCATGTCGTCCAGCGCCTCGCGCAGCTCGACTATGTGGTGCGGATTCCCAGCCGGCATCCCGATCGCGCCCGGCGGCAGATGGTGCAGGGCCGGGTGGGGCAGATCGTGCCCCTGGCGGCCGCGCTTGCCGACGAGGCGGCCGTGGCACGCGCCATCGCGGGAGCCGAGGTGGTGGTGAACCTGATCGGCATCCTGGCGGAGCGCAGGGCCGGCGACTTCCGGCGCGTGCATGCGGAGGCGGCCGGGCGGATCGCGCGGCTGAGCGCGGCGGCGGGCGTGTCGCGGCTGGTGCATGTCTCGGCCATCGGTGCCGACCCCAACAGCGCCAGCGCCTATGCCCGCTCCAAGGCGGAAGGAGAGGCGGCGGTGCGGGCGGCTTTTCCGCGGGCGACGATCCTGCGGCCCTCGATCGTCTTCGGAGCGGAGGATGCCTTCTTCAACCGCTTCGCCGCGATGAGCCGGCTGCTGCCCGTCCTCCCCATCGTGGGCGCACGGACGCGGTTCCAGCCTGTCTATGTCGGGGATGTGGCGGCGGCCGTCGAGGCGGCAGCGATGCGCCCCGACGCGCCGGGACAGACCTACGAGCTCGGTGGCCCGCGCGTGGCCAGCTTCCAGGCCCTGATGGAGCAGATGCTGGAAATGCTGGGCCGCCGCCGCCGGGTCGTGGAGATCCCGGCCGGGATCGCGAAGCTGCAGGCGAAGCTCCTGGGCGTGCTGCCCAATCCTCCTCTCACGGAGGACCAGTTGCTTATGTTGCGGCACGATAACGTCGTGTCGGGCCATTATCCCGGTCTGGGGGAGCTGGGGGTGACCCCGCATCCACTGGAAGCCATCCTGCCCTCCTACCTCACCCGTTACCGCAACCGAGGTTGATTTCGCCGTAAAGGTCCGTATCGGCCTTAAATAGCAGCCCTTAAAGAGATTGATAATCATTTTCAACAAATAACCATGATATTTATGTCAGTTATACTGACTTAACGGGCTTTTTTGCACTCGCAATGACGCGAGGAGCGTGCGATAGGCTTGCCAAACCTCCTTTAATGATCCGGTCCGACGCCCGGCCGCTTGCAGAGGGATCAACGATGGCCGAACGCATGCTCCAGTTCGTGCGCCTGCAGCAAAGGCAGCCCGAGAAGCGCGATGCCGCCGAGCGACGCCGGGATTTCGGCGAGATCTACGCGGATTTCGAGCCCGAGCGCGCCGCGCAGCAATCCAGCCGCTGCTCCCAGTGCGGCGTGCCCTTCTGTTCCGTGCACTGCCCGCTGAACAACAACATCCCCGACTGGCTGAAGCTGACGGCGGAGAACCGGCTGGAGGAGGCCTACGAGGTTTCCGCCGCCACCAACACCTTTCCCGAGGTCTGCGGCCGCGTCTGCCCGCAGGACCGGCTCTGCGAGGGCAACTGCGTCATCGAGAAGGGCTTCGAATCCGTCACGATCGGGGCGGTGGAGCGCTACATCACCGACACCGCCTGGGAGAAGGGCTGGGTGAAGCCGCCCGTGCCGGTGCGGGAGACGGAGCGCTCGGTCGGCATCGTCGGCGCCGGCCCGGCCGGCCTGGCTGCCGCCGAGCGGATGCGCCGCCGCGGCTGGCAGGTCACGGTCTATGACCGTCACGACCGGGTCGGCGGGCTGATGATCTATGGCATCCCGAACTTCAAGCTGGAGAAGGAGGTCATCCTCCGCCGCTGGAAGCTGTTCGAGGAGGCCGGCATCCGCTTCGAGCTGGGCTTCGAGATCGGCCGCGACGCCTCCCTGGCGGAGCTGCGCGAGCGCCATGACGCCATCCTGATCGCCACCGGCGTGTACCGGGCGCGCGACGTGGAGGTGCCCGGCAACGACCTCGACGGCGTCGTCCCGGCCCTGGACTTCCTGATCGCCTCCAACCGCCAGGGGCTGGGCGATGCGGTGCCGGATTTCGACAGCGGCGCGCTGAACGCCGCCGGCAAGCGGGTGGTGGTGATCGGCGGCGGCGACACCGCCATGGACTGCGTGCGCACCTCGATCCGCCAGGGCGCGGCCTCGGTCACCTGCCTCTACCGCCGCGACAAGGCGAACATGCCGGGCTCGATGCGCGAGGTGAAGAATGCCGAGGAGGAAGGCGTCCGCTTCTCCTGGCTCGCCGCGCCGAAGTTCTTCATGGGCGAGGCCGGCAAGGTGACCGGCGTGCAGGCGGTGCGGATGCATCTGGGCCTGCCCGAGGCCACCGGCCGCCAGCAGGTCGAGCCCATTCCCGGCAGCGAGTACACCGAGCCGGCGGACCTGGTGATCAAGGCGCTGGGCTTCGACCCGGAGGACCTGCCGGAGATGTTCGGCGAGCCCGGGCTGCGCGTCTCCCGCTGGGGCACGCTGCAGGTGGACCACCGCACGATGATGACCAGCATCCCCGGCGTCTTCGCCGCGGGCGACATCGTGCGCGGCGCCAGCCTGGTGGTCTGGGGCATCCGCGACGGGCGCGACGCGGCCGACCGGATCGAGCACTGGCACGAGAAGCAGTCGGCCGTCGCCCAGGCGGCGGAGTGAGGGGCGGGGAAGGGATCAGGACGATGAGCGAGAAGATGATCGAGAGCGGCTCCGCCTTCGCCGCCGCCTATCCGCTGGAGGCCGCGCGCCTGACGCAGGAGGCGCATGTCGATGTCACCGAGCACGACGCCTGCGGCGTCGGCATGGTCGCCGCCCTGGACGGCGTGGCGCGGCGGGAGGTGGTGCAGGCCGGCATCGACGCGCTGCGCGCCGTCTGGCACCGCGGCGCGGTGGATGCGGACGGCAAGACCGGCGACGGCGCCGGCATCCATATCGAGATCCCGCAGGACTTCTTCGCCGAGGCGGTAGAGCGCGGCGGCGACCGGCTGCGCCCGGGCCCCATCGGCGTCGGCATGATCTTCCTGCCCAAGACCGATTTCGGCGCGCAGGAGCGCTGCCGCCAGATCGTCGAGGTCGAGATCCTCAACGCCGGCTACAACATCTATGGCTGGCGGCAGGTGCCGATCGACGTCTCCTGCATCGGCGAGAAGGCCAATGCGACGCGCCCCGAGATCGAGCAGATCCTGATCTGGGACCCGGAGAACCGCGAGCCCGCGCTGATGGAGCGCGACCTCTACGTGATCCGCCGCCGCATCGAGAAGCAGGCCATCGCCGCGCAGGTGCCGGAGCTGTACCTCTGCTCGCTCTCCTGCCGCTCGCTGATCTACAAGGGCATGTTCCTGGCGGAGAGCCTGACGCAGTTCTATCCGGACCTGCTGGACGAGCGCTTCGTCTCGCGCTTCGCCATCTTCCACCAGCGCTACTCCACCAACACCTTCCCGACCTGGCGGCTGGCGCAGCCCTTCCGCATGATCGCGCATAA from Roseomonas gilardii includes the following:
- the hpf gene encoding ribosome hibernation-promoting factor, HPF/YfiA family, encoding MVSGKQVETGDALKVHVAEGLEVIARKYSDRALEANVTFSKDRSFFVCDINLHAGRGLSVQAEGEGTDAHRAFQDAATKVAKRLRRHRRRVNEHARCQAAERKPEPGATDVVALV
- the rpoN gene encoding RNA polymerase factor sigma-54 — encoded protein: MSFSLGPRLDLRHSQSLVMTPQLRQAIKLLQSSNLEVVAFVEEELERNPLLERDETESAPAPEPEAAVPPVDFPSATADVHLDLHDTQNLYEATELPAAVRGQASGFEDDERGIDELAREHPRSLREELAEQARLTFGDAAERLIAGQLIALLDPAGRMLATDAAIAAAMGCAEETVAVVRRRMQRFEPVGLFCHSLSECLAAQLAEKNRLDPAMQALLDNLELLARRDLGALIRVCGVDAADLADMVAEIRRLDPKPGASYDDTPAPTLVPDVLMRRAQDEGWVLELNPETLPRILVNRGFHAQAHTAARNREERAYLAERLQSANWLVKSLEQRANTILKVAAEIVRRQDAFFRHGITHLRPLILRDVAEAVEMHESTVSRVTANKYIATPRGSFELKFFFTTAIAGTAGETFSAEAIRHRIRGMIDAEHPDEILSDDAIVDRLRTEGVDIARRTVAKYRDALRIPSSVQRKREKAVPVF
- the lptB gene encoding LPS export ABC transporter ATP-binding protein; translated protein: MSAARMDNSEGLRLVPDQGGLVAKGLGKRYKKRPVVRGVSINLKRGEAVGLLGPNGAGKTTTFYMMTGLVRPDEGQVFLDGHDVTLLPMYRRARLGLGYLPQEASIFRGLSVEDNIRAALEVVEPKRDRREEMLDALLAEFGISHLRRAPALALSGGERRRCEIARALATHPDYILLDEPLAGIDPIAVGEIRDLVKHLKDRGIGVLITDHNVRETLEIIDRAYILHDGQVLMEGSPRDIVEHEGVRRVYLGERFSL
- a CDS encoding LptA/OstA family protein gives rise to the protein MTPLPPIAARRPRRAGLLSSLALAALLAALPGGLASPGARAQPVDMTRGGPVEVTSTNGIEWRQAEQVVIATGNAKAVRDGVTLTADRLVARYRNRAGQAGADGAAPANAPDPAAQPGGDSPVSNGEIWRLEAEGNVHIQTETDQAQGDRGVYDMDQAVMVLTGRNLRLTTPDDTITARDSLEYWPQKRMAVARGAASVVTSDNRRIAADTLVGYFLEQAPAPAPAQPVRAGAQGGQPRRAPGEGSKLDRVEVFGNVEIRTEQEIVRGDRGVYSPVTGIARILGNVRITRGQNQLNGSEAIVDMRSGLARLVSAPGTRVQGLVVPQSGDQPGGGQGGAQGGTQPGRTGNPSGANTAPRQEQGQPQGRGR
- the lptC gene encoding LPS export ABC transporter periplasmic protein LptC — its product is MLLPSRARRHYSRGAMLRRRWSVRAAKFLLPLGALSLLAAIALWPEIDRTTDQARLSFRRMAQNAADTIRVVQPRYQGVDSQGRPFNVTAAVATQTAQDAPIMLEKPRADLMMSGGGWVLLESDSGRYDKAKDLLDLWGNVTLWNDNGTTLKTEVAHIQVKLGEAQGDRPVAAQGSFGTLTGDGFILKDKGADITFTGNTHAMLEGNQ
- a CDS encoding KpsF/GutQ family sugar-phosphate isomerase — its product is MNASFQDPDLAAGRRVLEIEAAGLSALASSLDQRFRDAVALLARTTGRVVVTGMGKSGHVGRKIAATFASTGTPSQFVHPGEASHGDLGMIVAGDSVLAISNGGETAELSDVLAHSRRFDLPLIAITGRGGSTLARTADVALVLPEVPEACPLGLAPTTSTTLQLALGDALAVALLERRGFTAADFRVFHPGGKLGAQLRRVRDVMHRDMPLAPPGLPMRQALVDMTAKRFGCLGIVEDGRLVGIITDGDLRRALDDEASPGDLLNRPAAEVMTRGPRTIGPDALAAEALRIMNERSITSLFVVEPDGSPGGILHIHDLLRLGVA
- a CDS encoding ribonuclease D, whose amino-acid sequence is MGSTIFMSDRRIHLHRHDLPPDLDLGPVVAVDTETMGLDPRRDRLCLVQLSAGDGSAHCVQIVPEALGGRGGDCPNLRALLADPARIKLFHFARFDVAILQAALGVEVAPVRCTKIASRLVRTFTDRHGLKELCRELLGVEISKQQQSSDWGGAELSSEQLQYAASDVLYLHALWARLEALLIREGRLELAEACFRFLPTRGRLDLMGYAEPDIFAH
- a CDS encoding complex I NDUFA9 subunit family protein encodes the protein MTTRQVATVFGGAGFIGRHVVQRLAQLDYVVRIPSRHPDRARRQMVQGRVGQIVPLAAALADEAAVARAIAGAEVVVNLIGILAERRAGDFRRVHAEAAGRIARLSAAAGVSRLVHVSAIGADPNSASAYARSKAEGEAAVRAAFPRATILRPSIVFGAEDAFFNRFAAMSRLLPVLPIVGARTRFQPVYVGDVAAAVEAAAMRPDAPGQTYELGGPRVASFQALMEQMLEMLGRRRRVVEIPAGIAKLQAKLLGVLPNPPLTEDQLLMLRHDNVVSGHYPGLGELGVTPHPLEAILPSYLTRYRNRG
- a CDS encoding NAD(P)-dependent oxidoreductase, which gives rise to MAERMLQFVRLQQRQPEKRDAAERRRDFGEIYADFEPERAAQQSSRCSQCGVPFCSVHCPLNNNIPDWLKLTAENRLEEAYEVSAATNTFPEVCGRVCPQDRLCEGNCVIEKGFESVTIGAVERYITDTAWEKGWVKPPVPVRETERSVGIVGAGPAGLAAAERMRRRGWQVTVYDRHDRVGGLMIYGIPNFKLEKEVILRRWKLFEEAGIRFELGFEIGRDASLAELRERHDAILIATGVYRARDVEVPGNDLDGVVPALDFLIASNRQGLGDAVPDFDSGALNAAGKRVVVIGGGDTAMDCVRTSIRQGAASVTCLYRRDKANMPGSMREVKNAEEEGVRFSWLAAPKFFMGEAGKVTGVQAVRMHLGLPEATGRQQVEPIPGSEYTEPADLVIKALGFDPEDLPEMFGEPGLRVSRWGTLQVDHRTMMTSIPGVFAAGDIVRGASLVVWGIRDGRDAADRIEHWHEKQSAVAQAAE